In Jatrophihabitans endophyticus, one DNA window encodes the following:
- a CDS encoding ABC transporter ATP-binding protein, with protein sequence MTAPPISRDPAAGRIVVEGLTKQFRSVRAVDQLSFTVEPGSVTGFLGPNGAGKTTTLRMVLGLVSPSAGSATIGGQPYRQLAAPSHAVGAALEASSFHPARSARNHLRVLCIAAGLPVGRADELLGLVGLTDAARRKVRGYSLGMRQRLGLAQALLGDPAVLILDEPANGLDPEGIRWLRGLLRHLADEGRTVLVSSHQLNEVQEIADRVVILSRGRLVRQGTIAELTAGTDRVVVRSPDPARLHEAVARAGGDVTPLDATGMQVRGLDAAQIGHVAFTEGIELHELSARRTDLEDLFFELTAGGPR encoded by the coding sequence ATGACCGCCCCGCCGATCTCCCGCGACCCCGCCGCCGGGCGGATCGTCGTCGAGGGCCTGACCAAGCAGTTCCGCAGCGTGCGGGCGGTCGACCAGCTGAGCTTCACCGTGGAACCCGGTTCGGTCACCGGCTTCCTCGGCCCGAACGGCGCCGGCAAGACCACGACGCTGCGCATGGTGCTCGGCCTCGTCTCCCCGTCCGCCGGCAGCGCGACGATCGGAGGGCAGCCCTACCGGCAGCTCGCCGCGCCGTCGCACGCGGTGGGCGCGGCGCTCGAGGCGTCGTCGTTCCACCCGGCTCGCTCCGCCCGCAACCACCTGCGGGTGCTGTGCATTGCGGCGGGCCTGCCGGTGGGGCGCGCCGACGAGCTGCTGGGCCTCGTCGGGCTCACCGACGCCGCACGGCGCAAGGTGCGCGGCTACTCGCTCGGCATGCGGCAGCGGCTCGGGCTGGCGCAGGCGCTGCTCGGCGACCCCGCGGTGCTGATCCTCGACGAGCCGGCCAACGGCCTCGACCCGGAGGGCATCCGCTGGCTGCGCGGGCTGCTGCGTCACCTCGCCGACGAGGGACGCACCGTGCTCGTGTCGAGTCATCAGCTGAACGAGGTCCAGGAGATCGCGGACCGGGTGGTCATCCTCAGCCGGGGCCGGCTGGTCCGCCAGGGGACGATCGCCGAGCTGACGGCCGGCACCGACCGGGTGGTCGTCCGCTCCCCCGACCCGGCCCGCCTGCACGAGGCGGTCGCGCGCGCCGGCGGGGACGTCACGCCGCTCGACGCCACCGGCATGCAGGTGCGCGGCCTCGACGCCGCACAGATCGGGCACGTCGCGTTCACCGAGGGGATCGAGCTGCACGAGCTCTCCGCCCGACGAACCGATCTCGAAGACCTGTTCTTCGAGCTCACCGCAGGCGGCCCCCGATGA
- a CDS encoding ABC transporter permease: MIRLIRAELLKLRTTQVWFWLLLATVAVSVLLVVAQIAPSDGVRDASQVPDLFSSAANGYVVVFVLGVLGITTEFRYQTITPTVLITPSRWAVVTAKMITYALVGIVYALAATLAELVVAVPWLAAEDVDVDFGNGDVQHAVVGVFAVLALFGIVGLGIGALLRNQIVAVVVGIVYLIVLQPIISAVPGLKQIFPYTPGGAVISILHTGGGDATIGNLTLLPTAGGVVALLLWAFVPAVLGAQFTLTRDIT, from the coding sequence ATGATCCGCCTGATCCGCGCCGAGCTGCTCAAGCTGCGCACCACCCAGGTCTGGTTCTGGCTGCTGCTGGCCACCGTGGCCGTGAGCGTCCTGCTGGTGGTCGCGCAGATCGCGCCGTCCGACGGTGTCCGAGACGCGAGCCAGGTCCCCGACCTCTTCTCCTCCGCCGCGAACGGCTACGTCGTCGTCTTCGTGCTGGGCGTCCTCGGCATCACGACCGAGTTCCGCTACCAGACGATCACGCCGACGGTGCTCATCACGCCGTCGCGTTGGGCCGTCGTCACCGCGAAGATGATCACCTACGCGCTGGTCGGGATCGTCTACGCGTTGGCCGCCACGCTGGCCGAGCTCGTGGTCGCGGTGCCGTGGCTCGCGGCCGAGGACGTCGATGTCGACTTCGGCAACGGCGACGTGCAGCACGCGGTCGTCGGGGTCTTCGCCGTGCTGGCGCTCTTCGGCATCGTGGGCCTGGGCATCGGGGCGCTGCTGCGCAACCAGATCGTGGCCGTCGTCGTCGGCATCGTCTACCTGATCGTGCTGCAGCCGATCATCTCGGCCGTCCCCGGCCTCAAGCAGATCTTCCCGTACACGCCCGGTGGTGCGGTGATCTCGATCCTGCACACCGGGGGCGGCGACGCCACGATCGGCAACCTGACCCTGCTGCCGACCGCCGGCGGCGTGGTCGCCCTGCTGCTGTGGGCCTTCGTCCCCGCCGTGCTCGGTGCGCAGTTCACGCTGACCCGCGACATCACCTGA